One window of the Sphaerochaeta associata genome contains the following:
- a CDS encoding carbohydrate ABC transporter permease: MVLINSLKPRREAALFSIKLPTQWQWDNYRQVLESAHILQAFVNGLIISIGSGILIVVVSSLCAYVIARSRQKWAQTQYYLFLSGLVIPVAFIPTYLVLNALNLLNTYAGLILVAATYGLPMSIFLYAGFVKTIPRELDEAAVIEGCPPLQFFFQIVFPLIKPVTMTLIIFNFVGSWNDIQIPLYFSSSDKWALPLTVYNFYGAHSSAWNLIFADIIITIFPLLILYVFAQKYITEGMTAGAVKG; this comes from the coding sequence ATGGTTCTCATCAACTCGCTTAAACCCCGGAGAGAAGCTGCTTTATTTTCAATCAAGCTCCCTACACAATGGCAATGGGATAACTATCGCCAAGTGCTTGAAAGCGCCCATATCCTCCAGGCATTTGTCAACGGACTAATTATTTCAATCGGATCTGGTATCCTCATCGTTGTTGTTTCCTCCCTATGTGCCTATGTGATAGCCCGTTCAAGACAAAAATGGGCCCAAACACAGTACTACCTATTTCTCAGTGGGTTGGTTATCCCAGTTGCTTTCATTCCAACCTATCTGGTACTGAATGCATTAAATCTGCTCAATACCTATGCCGGTCTTATTCTTGTAGCGGCAACCTATGGTTTGCCCATGTCAATATTTCTCTACGCAGGATTTGTGAAAACTATTCCCAGAGAACTTGACGAGGCAGCGGTTATCGAAGGATGCCCGCCTCTTCAGTTCTTTTTCCAGATAGTGTTTCCACTTATAAAACCGGTTACCATGACTCTAATCATCTTCAACTTTGTCGGAAGCTGGAACGATATTCAAATTCCTTTGTACTTTTCAAGCAGTGACAAATGGGCGCTTCCTTTGACTGTGTATAATTTCTATGGGGCTCATTCCTCTGCATGGAATCTGATCTTTGCAGATATCATTATCACCATTTTTCCCTTGCTTATACTCTATGTATTTGCTCAGAAGTATATTACTGAAGGAATGACTGCGGGTGCAGTAAAAGGCTGA
- a CDS encoding sensor histidine kinase, with protein sequence MITIIISNSYMQDRKNQSIRYFQQRIHTSIELMDTVIYRLDTLSTQLLASNTLQEMFSYAKKSEYAGKNYFEHNLEQKKIAQDILWAFNSPKTQAQNVSIFSESTYLGLRYSPTVSKILEVSSQPFFAVPEEQPYAVIPPHKDYWSDFQDSIVFSLVRPFIATNLGFVQIGTIEVMESYEVIEDIFSIGESDAGLSFLVIDEQNRIIHTTMEQDQDDLQSLKTMMNEQKAGDIITISLHDDTYIMAFGELASIGWRILLLQPKSIYDAPLRTLTKQLILLIACITIAIFLVMIFIVQKVTKPLEQLSYDIDRFSLYEKPVVHPCNLKEIKDIQQTFLRLVERLQESTDQLLLANETELNLRIMSLQSQVNPHFLFNSLTAISAASYEEGSVKVPVMCKQLSELFRYSSSGSDSETSLKDEVDNVRTYMDFMTWRYETLFSYTIHVIGDLQSIRIPRLILQPMVENSFTHGFKHAYPPYHLDLTCEVSPGGWHLEISDSGAGFSNASIIELSSLFNSIDRILSKRNSYEELKAHDKALVNLYIRLRLLYKDAFTFHISNGDASRGARIVIDVRDTAERRASVCSE encoded by the coding sequence GTGATAACCATCATTATTTCAAATAGCTACATGCAGGATCGAAAGAATCAGTCTATCCGCTATTTTCAGCAACGCATCCATACTTCGATTGAGTTGATGGATACGGTGATATACCGCCTCGACACACTTTCGACTCAGTTGCTGGCAAGCAATACACTTCAAGAAATGTTTTCTTATGCAAAAAAATCGGAATATGCGGGAAAAAACTACTTCGAACACAATTTAGAACAAAAGAAAATTGCACAAGATATCCTGTGGGCATTCAATTCCCCAAAAACACAAGCACAAAATGTCAGTATATTCAGTGAAAGCACGTATCTAGGTTTGCGCTATAGTCCGACAGTAAGTAAGATACTCGAGGTATCATCACAACCATTTTTTGCAGTGCCAGAAGAGCAACCTTACGCTGTGATACCGCCTCACAAAGACTATTGGAGTGATTTCCAGGATTCAATCGTTTTTTCTTTAGTACGACCTTTTATCGCCACCAACCTCGGGTTCGTACAAATCGGAACCATTGAAGTGATGGAATCCTATGAGGTAATTGAAGATATTTTTAGTATTGGAGAATCTGATGCAGGACTATCGTTCCTGGTGATTGATGAACAGAATAGAATAATTCATACAACAATGGAACAGGATCAAGACGATTTACAGAGCCTCAAAACAATGATGAACGAGCAGAAAGCCGGAGACATTATCACAATCTCATTGCATGATGATACGTATATAATGGCGTTCGGCGAGCTCGCTTCGATAGGTTGGAGAATACTGCTTCTTCAACCTAAAAGCATCTATGATGCACCACTACGGACTTTGACTAAACAATTGATCCTGCTCATTGCGTGCATCACAATCGCCATCTTCTTAGTCATGATTTTTATTGTACAAAAGGTCACCAAACCTTTAGAGCAACTCTCCTATGACATCGACCGGTTTTCATTGTACGAAAAGCCAGTCGTTCATCCATGTAATCTTAAGGAAATCAAGGACATCCAGCAAACATTTCTCCGTTTGGTTGAACGATTGCAAGAATCCACAGACCAATTACTGCTGGCAAATGAGACGGAATTGAATTTGCGCATTATGAGCCTCCAATCACAAGTCAATCCTCATTTCCTCTTTAACTCCCTCACGGCGATCAGTGCAGCCTCCTATGAGGAAGGATCGGTAAAAGTTCCCGTTATGTGCAAACAGCTGAGTGAACTCTTCAGATATTCCAGTAGCGGGAGTGACTCTGAGACATCCTTGAAGGACGAGGTGGATAATGTGAGAACGTATATGGATTTCATGACATGGCGCTATGAAACCCTATTTTCCTACACGATTCATGTGATAGGCGATTTACAATCCATCAGAATCCCACGCCTGATCCTTCAACCGATGGTGGAGAATTCCTTCACTCATGGATTCAAACACGCATATCCCCCGTATCATCTCGATCTCACCTGTGAAGTATCCCCTGGGGGATGGCATCTTGAAATCAGTGATAGTGGAGCTGGATTCTCTAATGCAAGCATTATCGAGCTCTCTTCTCTCTTCAATTCAATCGACCGCATACTTTCGAAGAGAAACAGTTACGAAGAGCTGAAGGCGCATGATAAAGCCCTGGTAAATCTCTACATTCGTCTGAGGTTGCTCTATAAGGATGCATTCACTTTTCATATATCCAATGGGGATGCATCAAGAGGGGCAAGGATTGTCATTGATGTACGAGATACTGCTGAAAGGAGAGCATCTGTATGCTCCGAGTAG
- a CDS encoding response regulator, whose protein sequence is MLRVVIVDDEPIIIRNIQRLFSLTDTTFSVVGTATNGEQGYQLIKTLKPDLACIDVSMPILDGMQMTERLRGEGDTVPIVIISGYSEFEKAQRALQLQVLDYLVKPLDAASFAKFVENIKPKLVCTQHERKQRTIQEMLSSLPPTMQDTVQGPILVSNICFGPYRFFRSNLFDSAEFLPQYQEVQTILSSLLPHSDFYVVPKNYPNECVLVIENPTEQAQTIFPAIFKKLVLMYHSTTTITMVYTPQLLSFSDITKQAQTLDQELYRKSIFTQSSLYEFPSKDASIDVFGLLHKEMQMLDHVTHSPSPITEIKRLLVSILHTCEEHKTTQRDLLHVIRTLFAKLQFDGINPDINMLLDVIFSNANSYDILYKQLLDLLYQGYAKNNQSSHTDSEGLMMELKSYLDAHYCERIRIQDLAEQFGFNYSYLCIVFRKLMGVSPNEYLINKRIQEAQYLLVNLETLNIKSIAASVGYEDSFYFSRIFKQNTGMTPSEFRTKNIFASK, encoded by the coding sequence ATGCTCCGAGTAGTCATAGTAGATGATGAGCCAATCATCATCAGAAACATCCAACGCTTGTTCTCGCTTACCGATACAACCTTTTCAGTCGTCGGCACAGCTACGAATGGAGAACAGGGATATCAACTCATTAAAACGCTGAAACCGGATCTTGCATGTATTGACGTTTCCATGCCGATTCTTGATGGCATGCAAATGACTGAAAGACTCCGGGGGGAAGGAGATACTGTTCCGATTGTAATCATCAGTGGATACAGTGAGTTTGAAAAGGCTCAACGGGCTCTCCAATTGCAAGTATTAGATTACCTCGTCAAACCTCTCGACGCTGCATCGTTTGCAAAATTTGTAGAGAACATCAAGCCCAAACTCGTTTGCACACAACATGAGAGGAAACAACGAACAATCCAAGAAATGCTCTCTTCTCTGCCCCCAACAATGCAAGATACAGTACAAGGGCCCATCTTGGTATCAAATATTTGTTTTGGGCCGTATAGATTCTTTCGTTCGAACCTGTTCGATTCAGCAGAATTCCTGCCGCAATACCAGGAAGTTCAGACCATTCTTTCCTCTTTACTTCCTCATTCTGATTTCTATGTGGTACCAAAAAACTATCCGAATGAATGTGTACTCGTTATTGAGAATCCAACTGAACAGGCTCAGACAATTTTTCCTGCAATTTTCAAGAAACTTGTTTTGATGTACCACTCAACAACGACAATTACCATGGTTTACACTCCCCAACTCTTGTCGTTCTCCGATATCACCAAGCAAGCCCAGACCCTGGACCAAGAACTCTATCGAAAGAGTATTTTTACACAATCGAGCTTATATGAGTTCCCCTCAAAGGATGCGTCGATTGATGTATTTGGACTGCTGCACAAAGAAATGCAGATGCTAGACCATGTTACGCATTCACCCTCTCCAATTACTGAAATCAAGAGATTGCTCGTATCCATCCTTCACACATGCGAGGAGCATAAGACTACGCAAAGGGACTTGCTGCATGTCATCAGAACACTATTCGCTAAACTCCAGTTTGACGGAATAAACCCAGATATCAATATGCTGCTCGATGTCATTTTCAGTAATGCCAATAGCTATGATATACTCTACAAACAGCTTCTTGACCTACTCTATCAAGGTTATGCTAAAAACAACCAGAGTTCGCATACTGACAGCGAAGGGCTGATGATGGAGCTCAAGTCTTACTTGGACGCACACTATTGTGAACGAATTCGCATCCAAGACTTGGCCGAGCAATTTGGATTCAACTATTCCTATCTCTGTATTGTATTTAGAAAACTCATGGGAGTTTCTCCGAATGAGTATCTAATCAACAAGCGGATACAAGAAGCCCAATATCTGCTTGTGAATCTCGAAACGCTCAATATCAAGAGCATTGCAGCCTCTGTCGGATATGAAGATTCGTTCTATTTCAGCAGAATCTTCAAGCAAAATACCGGCATGACACCTTCGGAATTCAGGACCAAGAACATATTTGCATCTAAGTAA
- a CDS encoding family 43 glycosylhydrolase — MSTMKFYPGKPWMDTQGKLIQAHGGSVLYHKGNYYWYGEDKSNYVPGGKNWHNGVRCYRSKDLYAWTDMGTILYPATSPHDPMHPHRIMDRPHVVYNARTKLFVMWVKFAGTNEDPFDWMTQYMGVATSPTMDGPFTMVHTIRPLGVETGDFDLWIDERDGKGYFIADRVHTELLIADLTDDYLNVTGFYSSHCPRLEPPLAREAPCFFKREDSYHLISSGTTGYNPNPTEAMVSTLPHGPYTLQGSFCIDDKNMTSFDCQFSSVFKHPTRYGLYIAIGDRWMAKTSVINGKEEAETSEATYVWLPIRFLDNRPFVEWRDEWSLDEYPIDEGPLPWWKR; from the coding sequence ATGAGTACCATGAAATTTTATCCAGGGAAACCTTGGATGGACACCCAAGGAAAATTAATACAGGCACATGGTGGATCTGTTTTATATCATAAAGGCAACTATTATTGGTATGGAGAAGACAAATCCAACTACGTACCCGGAGGCAAGAATTGGCATAACGGGGTTCGCTGTTATCGTTCAAAAGATTTATATGCTTGGACAGATATGGGTACCATCCTGTATCCGGCAACTTCACCACATGACCCTATGCACCCCCATCGCATCATGGATCGCCCTCATGTTGTATATAATGCTCGTACCAAACTATTTGTCATGTGGGTTAAGTTCGCCGGCACCAACGAAGATCCATTTGATTGGATGACACAGTATATGGGTGTCGCTACCTCTCCTACTATGGATGGTCCTTTTACCATGGTGCATACCATCAGACCGCTTGGTGTAGAAACCGGGGATTTCGATCTTTGGATTGATGAGAGGGACGGCAAAGGATATTTCATAGCAGATCGCGTTCACACTGAGCTGTTGATTGCCGACCTTACCGATGATTATCTCAATGTTACCGGATTTTATTCCAGTCATTGCCCTCGACTCGAGCCTCCTCTTGCACGTGAAGCACCATGTTTTTTCAAGAGAGAAGACAGCTACCATCTCATCAGTAGTGGAACAACCGGATATAATCCAAATCCTACCGAGGCGATGGTATCCACTCTTCCTCACGGCCCCTATACATTGCAAGGTTCCTTCTGCATTGATGACAAGAACATGACAAGCTTCGACTGCCAATTCAGTTCTGTTTTCAAGCATCCAACCCGTTATGGTCTCTATATTGCCATTGGAGATCGATGGATGGCAAAAACATCCGTAATTAATGGCAAAGAAGAAGCAGAAACAAGCGAGGCAACCTATGTTTGGCTTCCAATACGATTTCTAGACAATCGCCCCTTTGTTGAGTGGCGGGACGAGTGGTCTTTGGATGAGTATCCTATTGATGAAGGACCCTTGCCGTGGTGGAAGAGGTAA
- the ade gene encoding adenine deaminase: MGKTQLKKLVDVASGRLPADLVIKNCKVVNVYSGTIHEGDIAVCDGIIAGVGTYEGETEIDAQGRYAAPGFIDSHIHIESSYVTPEEMGRLVVPYGTTTIIADPHEMVNVCGLKGLSFMLDAASETALDIRFMIPSCVPATPFEHAGAVIDAEAMRIPIADERILGVGEFMDFPGVINAEDGAMDKLLLARKMGKLVDGHSPGVSGKALNAYASTLIHTDHECSTIEEMHDRIDRGMYVLLREGSACHELAHLLKGVTSANSRRCLLCSDDRQPKTILEKGHLDEHLRILVHAGIDPIVAIQMASLNAAECFRLFDRGAIAPGLRADIVLLDDLKEFKADAVFIEGRLVAKQGNYLLEVTRHSIEQVRGSFHVKDFSVEKLRLKLTRDDVTTIDILPGGVVTAKGKARIARDGQGLFIHDPSQDIVKVAVVERHQATGNVAVALLRGYGITEGAVAISIAHDSHNIIVVGVNDDDMAAAVQSLTAQNGGMVLVKDRKILASMPMPVGGIMSDQSGEWVDRKLSEIHEVAYRELHVKEDVEPIMTLCFMSLAVIPEVKLTDMGLFDVTTFSFIAVEA, encoded by the coding sequence ATGGGAAAAACACAATTGAAGAAGCTTGTTGATGTGGCAAGCGGCAGACTTCCTGCCGACTTGGTCATCAAGAATTGCAAGGTTGTGAATGTCTATAGCGGTACAATCCATGAGGGTGATATTGCCGTTTGTGATGGCATCATTGCCGGTGTCGGCACCTATGAAGGTGAGACTGAGATTGATGCACAGGGGCGGTATGCAGCCCCTGGGTTCATCGACAGCCATATCCACATCGAGTCCTCCTACGTTACACCCGAAGAGATGGGCAGGTTGGTGGTGCCCTATGGGACCACCACCATCATTGCCGATCCTCATGAGATGGTGAATGTCTGCGGTCTGAAGGGTTTGTCCTTCATGCTTGATGCGGCCTCAGAGACTGCTCTGGATATTCGTTTCATGATTCCCTCCTGCGTTCCGGCAACCCCGTTCGAGCATGCAGGGGCGGTCATCGATGCTGAGGCCATGCGTATTCCCATCGCCGATGAACGAATTCTAGGGGTGGGGGAGTTCATGGACTTCCCGGGAGTCATCAATGCCGAGGATGGGGCGATGGACAAGTTGCTCCTCGCCCGAAAAATGGGCAAGCTTGTCGACGGTCACTCGCCCGGAGTTTCCGGCAAGGCGCTCAACGCCTATGCATCAACCTTGATTCACACCGACCATGAGTGTTCCACCATCGAAGAGATGCATGATCGCATCGATCGCGGCATGTACGTACTGTTGCGAGAGGGCTCTGCATGCCACGAGTTGGCCCATTTGCTTAAAGGCGTTACCTCTGCGAACAGCAGGCGCTGCCTGCTTTGCAGTGATGATCGTCAGCCGAAGACCATCTTGGAAAAAGGCCATTTGGATGAGCATCTGAGAATTCTTGTACATGCAGGCATTGATCCGATAGTCGCCATTCAGATGGCAAGTCTCAATGCAGCCGAATGCTTCCGTCTTTTCGACCGAGGGGCGATAGCTCCGGGCCTGCGGGCGGACATTGTGCTGCTTGACGACCTGAAGGAGTTCAAGGCGGATGCGGTATTCATCGAAGGCCGGTTGGTTGCTAAACAAGGAAACTACCTTCTTGAGGTGACTCGTCACAGCATAGAACAGGTGAGGGGAAGTTTCCATGTCAAGGATTTCTCAGTTGAGAAGTTGAGGTTGAAGCTCACACGTGATGATGTCACCACCATTGACATTCTTCCTGGGGGGGTGGTAACCGCCAAGGGGAAAGCACGTATAGCACGTGACGGGCAAGGGCTCTTCATCCATGATCCATCCCAGGACATCGTCAAGGTTGCCGTGGTGGAAAGACACCAGGCCACCGGCAATGTTGCGGTCGCCCTGTTGCGCGGCTATGGCATCACCGAGGGGGCAGTGGCCATTTCCATCGCTCATGATTCCCACAACATCATCGTTGTGGGGGTGAACGATGATGATATGGCTGCTGCCGTTCAATCCCTGACCGCCCAAAACGGTGGGATGGTACTGGTAAAGGACCGAAAGATTCTTGCCTCCATGCCGATGCCCGTCGGGGGAATCATGAGTGACCAAAGCGGTGAATGGGTCGACCGGAAACTGAGTGAAATCCATGAAGTGGCATACCGGGAATTGCACGTCAAGGAGGATGTTGAACCGATCATGACGCTCTGCTTCATGTCCTTGGCAGTAATCCCGGAGGTGAAGCTTACCGATATGGGTTTGTTCGATGTAACTACCTTCTCATTTATTGCCGTAGAAGCATAG
- a CDS encoding xanthine/uracil/vitamin C permease — protein MERTLGHVGLFRPGDLGGVVYSYFGNIINFIIIAYALQGIGWPDSIIYGRVIPGLALGLMLGCLAYAWQGYRLAKKTGRKDVTALPSGVSTPAMFVYLYGVIYPLHYSGLSPEMCWMAATAACFLGGFIEMLGGFIGPFIRRLIPRVAMLGTVAGIGLVWMATAGLFEVYHDPILGMPVVVIAIIGLIGGYVFKKRIPMLLVSVVFGIVWALFLGRVQVDTSTLGVSLPVLSIGAVFQGFKYIIPFLSVIIPIEVYNFIETMDNVESAIAAGDEYNVGQTQIIDGVCTMVSALFGSIVPNTVWLGHAGLKKSETGISYSWISAILYALSSVFGLYGFMNSLMPAVVASITFLWCAMLMLVHAYTDVPRRHGAALAIALIPHLADALYTYVRDALGAFGIYLEETLTMNSSDEISQAMITYGVVWKGVVAMHSGAIITSILWATVVAFIIDRRLDKASIAFVVASVLSFFGFIHSPALVFGMATMSFPYAEGYLLAAVICYAIHLGHKKIMDVPRRYDYV, from the coding sequence ATGGAACGAACTCTTGGACATGTTGGACTGTTTCGGCCGGGAGATCTCGGCGGTGTCGTCTACTCATATTTCGGCAATATCATCAATTTTATCATTATCGCGTATGCCTTGCAGGGCATAGGATGGCCTGATTCCATCATCTACGGTCGGGTCATTCCCGGTCTGGCTCTCGGGTTGATGCTCGGCTGTCTGGCCTATGCATGGCAGGGCTACCGCCTTGCCAAAAAGACAGGGCGCAAGGATGTGACGGCCCTTCCTTCGGGTGTCTCCACTCCTGCTATGTTTGTGTATTTGTATGGCGTAATCTATCCCTTGCATTACTCAGGGCTTTCGCCTGAGATGTGCTGGATGGCCGCCACCGCCGCGTGTTTCCTCGGTGGGTTCATTGAGATGCTCGGAGGTTTCATCGGACCGTTCATCCGCCGCTTGATCCCCCGGGTCGCCATGCTTGGTACCGTAGCAGGCATCGGCTTGGTCTGGATGGCAACCGCCGGCCTTTTTGAAGTGTATCATGACCCGATTCTCGGCATGCCTGTTGTGGTCATCGCAATCATCGGCCTGATCGGCGGCTATGTCTTCAAGAAGCGGATTCCTATGCTTCTGGTCTCGGTGGTGTTCGGCATTGTCTGGGCCTTGTTCTTGGGCAGGGTGCAGGTCGACACCTCAACGCTTGGAGTATCGCTTCCCGTTCTCTCCATCGGGGCTGTCTTTCAGGGATTCAAGTACATCATCCCTTTCCTCAGCGTCATCATCCCGATCGAGGTGTACAACTTCATTGAGACGATGGACAACGTTGAATCGGCCATTGCAGCCGGCGATGAGTACAATGTCGGCCAGACGCAGATCATCGATGGTGTCTGCACCATGGTATCGGCCCTCTTCGGCTCCATTGTTCCCAATACCGTCTGGCTCGGTCATGCAGGCTTGAAGAAGAGTGAGACAGGAATCTCCTATTCGTGGATTTCTGCAATCCTGTATGCATTGTCCTCTGTCTTCGGGCTCTATGGATTCATGAACTCCCTGATGCCGGCTGTAGTTGCTTCGATCACCTTCCTGTGGTGTGCCATGTTGATGCTGGTCCATGCCTACACCGATGTTCCCAGACGTCACGGGGCTGCGTTGGCCATCGCCCTCATTCCCCATCTCGCCGATGCTCTGTACACCTATGTCCGTGATGCCCTGGGTGCCTTCGGCATTTACTTGGAGGAGACGCTGACCATGAACAGCTCGGATGAGATCAGCCAGGCGATGATTACCTACGGGGTGGTCTGGAAGGGTGTGGTTGCCATGCACAGCGGGGCGATCATCACCAGCATCCTCTGGGCGACGGTGGTTGCATTCATCATCGACCGCCGCCTGGACAAGGCGTCCATCGCCTTTGTGGTGGCTTCGGTTCTGTCGTTTTTCGGGTTCATCCACTCCCCGGCTCTGGTCTTTGGAATGGCTACGATGAGCTTCCCCTATGCTGAGGGATACTTGCTTGCTGCAGTCATTTGTTATGCCATCCATCTTGGACACAAGAAAATTATGGATGTGCCCCGCCGGTATGACTACGTCTAA
- a CDS encoding adenine deaminase C-terminal domain-containing protein → MERTIENLRQYIRAGRALIPADTLILHGNLVNVMTSEIYPADVAIYQDMIVAVGDVSAYQGPKTKVIDASGSYLVPGLIDGHIHSECSKLSITSFAKGIVPSGTTCMVSGLDEYISVSGLEGLKEVFAEIKQSPLKVFWGAPYKTPYTFPTSTISCNFNPEIHAQVQTWPECFGVWETVREAVQELDEDTLGALSLSYKNRLPIFGCAPMARGNDLNGYLCAGVRLDHESYDHQEVVEKLRKGMHMVIRESSVTHFLAENIRAVTEVNPSLARRVSFCTDDVTAKDLVEKGHVDHLVRLAIRAGVSPMTAIQMGTINSAEAYRIDHLVGSISPGRIADILLVDNPSSFNVQAVIANGNLVARDHKLAYDLHAPKRSSLLTSELKCKPVTAKDFEYRVSLANGRAKVLSMEVKGPFVRKRRDVVLDVVDHVVQPDTDQDVLMVSVLERFGINGNKSLAFCSGWGLQAGAMASSAAPDDNNLIVLGTNAEDMAFAVNHLIKEGGGQVVVKDGKVLDFFSLPVGGIVCDLEPGEVAQREDEMNGAARLLGCNLPEPLMYMFFLPITAIPDYAITDVGPVDCIALTTFDPILELVEHT, encoded by the coding sequence ATGGAACGAACGATTGAAAACCTGAGGCAGTACATACGCGCCGGTCGCGCACTGATTCCTGCCGACACCCTTATTCTGCATGGAAACCTTGTCAATGTCATGACAAGCGAAATCTATCCGGCGGATGTAGCCATCTATCAAGATATGATTGTTGCGGTAGGCGATGTATCTGCCTACCAAGGCCCGAAGACCAAGGTCATCGATGCTTCGGGTAGCTATCTGGTGCCCGGCCTCATCGACGGACACATCCACAGCGAGTGCAGCAAACTCAGCATCACCAGTTTTGCCAAGGGCATAGTGCCCTCGGGAACCACGTGCATGGTCAGCGGCCTTGATGAGTACATCTCGGTCAGCGGCCTTGAAGGTCTTAAGGAGGTGTTTGCCGAGATCAAGCAGAGCCCGCTCAAGGTCTTCTGGGGAGCTCCTTACAAAACACCCTACACGTTTCCAACCTCAACCATCTCCTGTAATTTCAATCCGGAAATTCATGCACAGGTACAGACGTGGCCTGAGTGTTTCGGCGTGTGGGAGACGGTGCGGGAAGCGGTACAGGAGTTGGATGAAGATACCCTGGGAGCCCTCAGCCTCTCGTACAAGAATCGGCTGCCGATTTTCGGCTGTGCCCCCATGGCCCGGGGCAACGACTTGAACGGCTATCTGTGTGCAGGCGTCCGCCTGGACCATGAGAGTTATGACCATCAGGAAGTGGTCGAGAAATTGCGCAAGGGCATGCACATGGTCATTCGCGAGTCGTCGGTAACTCATTTCCTTGCCGAGAACATCCGTGCTGTGACCGAGGTGAATCCCTCCCTGGCCCGGCGTGTGAGCTTTTGCACCGATGATGTTACAGCGAAAGACTTGGTTGAGAAAGGGCATGTAGACCACCTGGTCCGTCTTGCCATCAGGGCTGGGGTTTCTCCTATGACGGCCATCCAGATGGGAACGATCAACAGCGCCGAAGCGTACAGGATCGACCATCTTGTCGGCTCCATCTCCCCAGGGCGTATTGCCGACATCCTGTTGGTGGATAATCCAAGCTCTTTCAATGTGCAGGCAGTCATCGCCAACGGGAATCTGGTGGCCCGCGACCACAAGTTAGCCTATGATTTGCATGCTCCGAAGCGCAGCAGCCTGCTTACAAGCGAGTTGAAATGCAAGCCTGTCACGGCAAAGGATTTCGAGTATCGAGTCTCATTGGCGAACGGCAGGGCCAAGGTCCTGTCGATGGAGGTCAAAGGACCGTTCGTCCGTAAGCGCCGGGATGTGGTTCTTGATGTGGTCGACCATGTAGTCCAACCCGATACCGATCAGGATGTCCTGATGGTCTCTGTTCTCGAGCGGTTCGGCATCAACGGGAACAAGAGTCTTGCTTTCTGTTCGGGCTGGGGACTGCAGGCAGGTGCGATGGCCTCTTCGGCCGCCCCTGATGACAACAATCTCATCGTATTGGGCACCAATGCCGAGGATATGGCGTTTGCTGTGAATCACCTGATCAAGGAAGGCGGCGGGCAGGTGGTGGTCAAGGATGGAAAAGTTCTGGACTTTTTCTCCTTGCCTGTCGGCGGCATCGTCTGCGACCTTGAACCTGGGGAAGTAGCTCAAAGGGAGGATGAAATGAACGGTGCAGCACGATTGCTTGGTTGTAACCTGCCTGAACCGTTGATGTACATGTTCTTCCTGCCTATCACCGCCATCCCGGACTATGCGATTACCGATGTCGGGCCGGTCGACTGCATTGCGTTGACCACCTTCGATCCGATACTCGAACTTGTTGAACACACATAA